One segment of Triticum aestivum cultivar Chinese Spring chromosome 2A, IWGSC CS RefSeq v2.1, whole genome shotgun sequence DNA contains the following:
- the LOC123038291 gene encoding protein NRT1/ PTR FAMILY 5.10-like codes for MDTEVPFLSGVDEDGLPLAGVSDFRGRPVYRNTSGGWQAALFVVAMELASTFANYGVSANLITYLTGPLGHSNASAAAAVNIWSGTASLMPLLGAFLADSWLGRYRSIILASTLYALGYGMITLASTIPTQQTSSLDNDYSSHPSSVKVAFFYISLYLIAIAQGADKPCGLAFAADQFDPDHPQECAARCSFFNWWYFSIAIGIAVAVALVSYIQENLGWGIGFGSLCVIMISAFIVFLLGSPSYRLYAPTPGSQSPFTRLAHNIATLFRSLSFSFGTIRQHHPKDGDDTTKSEEVRSVLRLLPIWTACLAYGVVFAHIMTFFNKQGRTLDRRLFGSLELPPAALQTFGPAAILLFVPIYDRVLVPALRCMTGNPSGLTPLQRVGTVMVVSLATMCVAALVEARRLETAHEYGLVDDARATVPMSWVWLVPQYVMIGVADVFAMVGMQEFFYDQMPSDLRSLGLALYFSVMGIGGFISGALISLIDRVTSSGGGDSWFADNLNRAHLDYFYWLLAGLSAIELVLYIRFTISYVYRHKSLH; via the exons ATGGACACCGAGGTGCCCTTTCTTTCCGGCGTGGACGAGGATGGGCTGCCGCTCGCCGGCGTCTCCGACTTCCGCGGCCGCCCCGTCTACCGCAACACCTCGGGCGGATGGCAAGCTGCCCTCTTCGTCGTCG CGATGGAGCTCGCCAGCACTTTCGCCAACTACGGCGTGTCGGCGAACCTTATCACGTATCTGACAGGACCATTGGGCCACTCCAACGCCTCAGCGGCGGCCGCCGTGAACATCTGGTCGGGGACGGCGAGCCTCATGCCTCTGTTGGGCGCCTTCCTCGCCGACTCGTGGCTGGGGCGCTACCGGTCCATCATACTTGCCAGCACCCTCTATGCCCTG GGTTATGGCATGATTACTCTAGCATCGACAATCCCAACACAACAAACGTCATCTCTCGACAACGACTACTCTTCCCACCCTTCATCGGTGAAGGTGGCCTTCTTCTACATCTCCCTCTACCTCATCGCCATTGCGCAAGGCGCGGACAAACCCTGTGGCCTGGCCTTTGCCGCCGACCAATTCGACCCCGACCACCCCCAAGAATGCGCTGCCCGTTGCTCCTTCTTCAATTGGTGGTACTTCTCAATAGCCATTGGTATTGCCGTTGCCGTCGCCTTAGTCAGCTACATCCAGGAGAACCTTGGTTGGGGAATTGGATTTGGATCTCTATGTGTCATCATGATCAGCGCCTTCATTGTTTTCCTCCTCGGCAGCCCCAGCTACCGGCTCTATGCGCCAACCCCAGGTTCCCAAAGTCCCTTCACCCGCCTCGCCCACAACATTGCCACACTTTTCAGGAGCTTGAGCTTCTCCTTTGGGACAATAAGGCAACACCATCCAAAAGATGGAGATGACACGACCAAGTCGGAGGAGGTGCGTAGCGTGCTACGGCTGCTACCTATCTGGACGGCGTGCCTGGCGTATGGTGTTGTGTTTGCACACATTATGACATTTTTTAACAAGCAAGGCCGCACCCTGGATCGCCGCCTCTTTGGCAGTCTAGAGCTGCCGCCAGCCGCATTGCAGACATTTGGACCAGCAGCCATCTTGTTGTTCGTGCCCATATATGACCGTGTGTTGGTGCCAGCACTACGCTGCATGACAGGCAATCCTTCGGGGCTAACACCGCTGCAACGTGTGGGCACCGTCATGGTTGTGTCACTAGCCACTATGTGTGTGGCCGCATTGGTGGAAGCCCGACGGCTAGAGACGGCACATGAGTATGGTCTAGTGGATGACGCCCGAGCAACAGTGCCAATGAGTTGGGTGTGGCTTGTGCCGCAGTATGTGATGATCGGGGTGGCGGATGTATTTGCGATGGTTGGGATGCAGGAGTTCTTTTATGACCAGATGCCAAGCGACTTGCGTAGCCTTGGCTTGGCGCTTTACTTTAGTGTGATGGGCATTGGTGGCTTCATCAGTGGCGCTCTGATCTCCCTCATTGACCGTGTCACCAGCAGCGGTGGCGGGGATAGTTGGTTTGCAGACAACCTCAACCGTGCCCATCTTGACTACTTCTACTGGCTGCTCGCTGGCCTCAGCGCCATCGAGCTTGTGCTCTATATCCGCTTCACCATCTCGTATGTCTACAGGCACAAGAGCCTCCACTAA